The proteins below come from a single Homalodisca vitripennis isolate AUS2020 unplaced genomic scaffold, UT_GWSS_2.1 ScUCBcl_7422;HRSCAF=15109, whole genome shotgun sequence genomic window:
- the LOC124374174 gene encoding uncharacterized protein LOC124374174 produces GGSTSSDDSLLKALLQINYSPVCRRSLEEIPSPQRPSVERENSTGGSQTSSVYPSKHFLEKASTLYKLRRVTPPRLRKSPIQKSPFSTAIDPYAVGLVVVQETLQEHTRLMDELKRDRETLSWRARQEPCPCDVARHPRPWTMDIITAVHSYSFLLDCQGLEMLRSRVVGANSTETVVIYNVPMLERHHWKMKAENVLRFVDIELGVGDQMAYDLFHYVQPCNRQIMVVVSSRRVVGLIIAEKMEWANRILMETERYRDLEEDPVPVRVGVNRLWIHVSMRRQHLATCLCHLVRKMFYEDEELQLKDFAFNDISDAGVAFAKMFLKTNAVPLYSGKTGMRQ; encoded by the exons GAGGTGGAAGTACAAGCAGTGACGACTCTTTGTTAAAAGCCCTATTACAGATCAATTATTCACCAGTTTGTAGAAGGTCCTTGGAGGAGATACCATCACCTCAGAGGCCTTCAGTCGAGAGAG AGAACTCGACAGGTGGTTCACAAACTTCAAGTGTCTATCCAAGTAAACATTTCTTGGAAAAGGCGTCAACTTTGTACAAGTTGAGAAGAGTGACACCTCCACGGTTGAGAAAGTCACCTATACAAAAATCACCTTTTTCAACAG CAATAGATCCATATGCTGTGGGATTGGTAGTGGTGCAGGAGACCCTGCAGGAACACACACGACTGATGGACGAGCTGAAACGTGACAGGGAGACACTGAGTTGGCGAGCAAGACAGGAGCCTTGTCCCTGTGATGTGGCCAGGCATCCGCGCCCCTGGACCATGGATATCATCACAGCTGTGCATAGCTACAGCTTCTTGCTCGACTGCCAG GGTCTAGAGATGCTGAGGAGCAGAGTGGTGGGGGCCAACAGCACAGAGACTGTAGTGATCTATAATGTTCCGATGTTGGAGAGACATCACTGGAAAATGAAGGCAGAGAATGTGTTGCGGTTTGTGGACATAGAGCTGGGAGTGGGCGACCAGATGGCATATGATCTCTTCCACTATGTGCAACCATGCAACAGACAG ATCATGGTCGTGGTGTCTTCACGTAGAGTGGTGGGACTTATTATCGCTGAAAAGATGGAGTGGGCGAATCGGATTCTGATGGAGACAGAGAGATATCGAGACCTAGAAGAGGATCCGGTTCCGGTTCGGGTCGGTGTAAACCGATTGTGGATCCATGTCAGCATGAGGAGACAGCACTTGGCCACCTGTCTCTGCCATCTAGTGAG gaaaatgttttatgaagATGAAGAACTACAACTGAAAGATTTTGCCTTCAACGACATCTCTGATGCAGGAGTAGCATTTGCTAAAATGTTCCTTAAAACCAACGCAGTGCCCTTATATAGTGGGAAAACTGGAATGCGGCAGTAA